In the genome of Tautonia marina, one region contains:
- a CDS encoding fused response regulator/phosphatase, whose protein sequence is MATGLSEHKVKVLLIDDQPLIGEAVKRMLANEQDIEFQYCKDPSQAMETAEAFQPTVILQDLVLPDVDGLDLVKLYRSREATRDVPVIVLSTREEPQTKADAFAFGANDYIVKLPDRLELLARIRHHSKGYINQLQRDEAYRALVASQEALAHDVAEAARYVQSLLPAPIDQGAIQADWRFIPSAQLGGDTFGYHQLDDDHFAVYLIDVVGHGVGAALLSVSVLNAIRSQSLPGTDFKDPGQVLTALNERFEMSRQADKYFTAWYGVYHLPTGVIRYTGGGHPPALLVSDASGETIMLEATGPMVGAFDGLEFETKEYALQGPATVFVYSDGVFEVQRTDQTMWPFSEFVSYLGQQSRAEGSAMDALIEYLGSLSGKPGFEDDFSIVQIRLMPGPRGDAS, encoded by the coding sequence ATGGCCACCGGCCTGAGCGAACACAAGGTCAAGGTTCTCCTGATCGATGATCAACCCTTGATTGGTGAAGCCGTGAAGCGGATGCTCGCCAACGAGCAGGACATTGAGTTTCAGTATTGCAAGGATCCGTCGCAGGCGATGGAGACGGCCGAGGCATTTCAACCGACCGTAATCCTTCAGGACCTCGTTTTGCCCGACGTGGACGGGCTTGATCTCGTGAAACTCTACCGGAGTCGCGAGGCAACCCGGGACGTTCCAGTGATCGTGCTTTCAACCCGGGAAGAACCGCAGACCAAGGCGGATGCCTTTGCCTTTGGTGCGAACGACTATATCGTCAAGCTCCCGGATCGGCTCGAACTGCTTGCTCGGATCCGACACCACTCAAAGGGCTACATCAACCAACTTCAACGCGATGAAGCCTATCGGGCGCTGGTTGCCAGCCAGGAAGCACTCGCACATGACGTGGCCGAGGCGGCCCGGTACGTCCAGTCCTTGCTCCCAGCCCCGATCGATCAGGGGGCCATTCAAGCAGACTGGCGGTTTATTCCCTCGGCACAACTAGGGGGAGACACCTTCGGATATCACCAGCTTGATGACGATCACTTCGCCGTTTATTTGATTGATGTGGTGGGTCATGGGGTCGGAGCGGCGCTGCTTTCCGTTTCAGTGTTGAACGCCATTCGGTCGCAGTCGCTTCCCGGCACCGATTTTAAGGACCCCGGGCAGGTTCTGACTGCCCTGAACGAGCGGTTCGAGATGTCTCGCCAGGCGGACAAGTATTTCACGGCCTGGTACGGTGTGTACCATCTGCCGACCGGAGTCATCCGCTACACCGGAGGCGGTCATCCCCCCGCGCTCCTGGTTTCGGACGCTTCGGGAGAAACGATCATGCTTGAGGCAACCGGACCGATGGTGGGAGCGTTCGACGGACTCGAATTTGAGACGAAGGAGTATGCACTCCAGGGGCCGGCGACGGTGTTCGTTTACAGTGATGGAGTTTTTGAGGTCCAGCGAACGGATCAAACGATGTGGCCGTTTAGCGAGTTCGTTTCCTATCTGGGCCAGCAGTCAAGGGCCGAGGGCTCTGCGATGGACGCGCTGATTGAGTACCTTGGTTCTCTGTCGGGCAAACCGGGGTTCGAGGACGATTTCTCGATTGTCCAGATCCGCCTCATGCCCGGTCCGCGGGGGGATGCCTCCTGA
- a CDS encoding DUF1501 domain-containing protein, giving the protein MSNPNRSRGSFCGRTRREFVWQTGLGFTSLGLVDLLSRDGFFSKSAQADAGSTGSYVNPMAPKTPHFTPKAKSVIFLFMYGGPSHIDTFDYKPDLFRLDGKTIAVKTKGRAGSRNEGRIVGPKWNFQRYGESGQWVSDLFPHLAGCVDDLAFIKSMTADSPLHGSAMLQMNSGKILSGSPCLGSWVTYGLGSENENLPGFVVMLDPVGGPISGAKNWSSGYMPSTYQGTILRSQGDPIVDLSRPDGMTDAVQRRLIDTLNEYNSDHLAARSDQSDLAARISSFELAYKMQMAAPEATEIQGETEETQRLYGIDDPKTENFGRRCLLARRLVERGVRFVQIYAGGAHNDDNWDAHTDIEANHNFHCGRTDKPIAGLLTDLKRRGLLDETLIVWGGEFGRQPTAEYEKGTGRDHNSYGFTMWMAGGGVKGGTSVGETDDLGAAAVSDRFHVKHLHATILTQLGLDPDRLNFFYGGLDQTLVGVEGADPIRQII; this is encoded by the coding sequence ATGAGCAACCCGAATCGATCGAGGGGTTCCTTCTGCGGACGAACTCGCCGTGAGTTCGTCTGGCAAACGGGTCTTGGCTTCACCTCGTTGGGGTTGGTGGATCTCCTGTCTCGGGACGGATTCTTCTCGAAGTCGGCTCAGGCGGACGCCGGATCGACCGGCTCGTACGTCAACCCGATGGCGCCCAAGACCCCGCACTTCACTCCGAAGGCCAAGTCTGTCATTTTCCTGTTCATGTATGGTGGACCGAGTCATATTGACACCTTCGATTACAAGCCTGATCTGTTCCGGCTCGATGGCAAGACGATTGCCGTCAAGACGAAGGGAAGGGCCGGTTCTCGGAATGAAGGGCGCATTGTCGGGCCGAAGTGGAACTTTCAACGGTACGGCGAGTCGGGCCAGTGGGTCAGCGACCTGTTTCCGCACCTCGCCGGATGCGTGGACGACTTGGCGTTCATCAAGTCGATGACGGCCGATAGCCCGTTGCATGGCTCGGCGATGCTCCAGATGAACTCCGGGAAAATCTTGAGCGGCAGTCCGTGCCTGGGAAGCTGGGTGACGTATGGTCTCGGCTCCGAGAACGAGAATCTTCCTGGGTTCGTAGTCATGCTCGACCCGGTGGGAGGTCCGATCTCGGGGGCAAAAAACTGGTCGAGCGGCTACATGCCCTCGACGTATCAAGGAACGATCCTACGATCACAGGGCGATCCGATCGTCGATCTCAGTCGGCCCGACGGCATGACCGACGCCGTTCAGCGGCGCCTGATCGACACCTTGAACGAGTACAACTCGGATCATCTCGCTGCCCGGTCGGATCAGTCGGACCTGGCCGCCCGGATCTCCAGTTTTGAGCTGGCGTACAAGATGCAGATGGCCGCTCCCGAGGCGACTGAGATTCAGGGAGAGACGGAAGAAACGCAGCGGCTTTATGGGATCGACGACCCAAAGACCGAGAATTTCGGCCGCCGTTGCCTCCTGGCGCGTCGGCTGGTCGAACGTGGTGTACGTTTTGTTCAAATTTATGCGGGAGGGGCTCACAACGACGATAACTGGGATGCCCATACCGACATCGAGGCCAATCACAACTTCCATTGCGGACGCACCGACAAGCCGATCGCCGGCCTGCTCACCGACCTCAAGCGTCGGGGACTCCTCGATGAAACCTTGATCGTCTGGGGAGGCGAGTTCGGCCGCCAGCCAACGGCCGAATACGAGAAGGGCACCGGTCGAGATCACAATTCCTACGGCTTTACCATGTGGATGGCCGGCGGCGGAGTGAAAGGAGGGACCTCGGTCGGAGAGACCGACGACCTTGGCGCCGCTGCAGTGAGCGATCGTTTTCATGTGAAGCATTTGCATGCGACAATCTTGACTCAGCTCGGACTGGATCCCGACCGCCTGAACTTCTTCTATGGCGGACTTGATCAGACACTCGTGGGAGTGGAAGGGGCCGATCCGATTCGACAAATCATCTAA
- a CDS encoding PSD1 and planctomycete cytochrome C domain-containing protein, whose protein sequence is MMRLGRLVLLSLFVVPGLSRGQNEAVDRDRSQVFETSVRPILEQHCLRCHGADGKTRGGLDLTSRAGLLKGGDLGPAVDLDLPGESLLIEAITYAGLEMPPTGKLDPDSIAILTEWVNQGAQYSGDDPDTPTPSGGDDPEGLISDEDRRFWSFQAIQRPEVPDVRDAEWVRDPIDAFVLRKLEDAGLSPAPEASKATLIRRLSYDLTGLPPTPEEVEAFLADESPDAYEALVDRLLDSPHYGERWGRHWLDVVRYAESNSFERDNNKPNAWRYRDYVIKSLNDDKPYNRFLLEQLAGDELDDVSAESIIATGFYRLGAWDDEPTDPPQARFDELDDILSTTSQAMLGLTINCARCHDHKIDPIPQRDYYRFLAFFHNLKPYSYREDHILTEIASDEEREAHEHAIAERSRREAAIQENLSPIESKLLATVPEPRRSNLRNGTFEERRHVLDGMAEQELSAEELDLYRALIGQWKAIPPVPPLPMALSAREDGPQAPETAVLIRGSAHAPGEAVTPGFPEVLGTADPTLPAPSAGATSSGRRRVLAEWIASPNNPLTARVAVNRVWHYHFSRGIVRSPNDFGFQGSVPTHPALLDWLAAEFMENDWRFKPLHKQIVMSSTYRMSSQGNPKALAIDPENDLFWRFNLRRLSAEEFRDAMLAVTGTLNPKMGGPSFYPEIQKAYLAGQSRPGAGWGQSSEAEQARRSVYIYVKRSLVTPILASFDAADTDFSCPVRFATTQPTQALSTLNGPLLHEQASALSARVRSEIGGDLPGRIRRVLHLVTSRTPSAEEINRGIALVEEFQDEHGVEDDQAFHLFCLLALNLNEFLYID, encoded by the coding sequence ATGATGCGTCTCGGCCGGCTCGTCTTGCTGAGCCTCTTCGTGGTCCCCGGTTTGAGTCGAGGCCAGAACGAGGCTGTCGATCGTGACCGTTCCCAAGTCTTCGAGACGTCGGTTCGTCCGATTCTTGAGCAGCACTGCCTGCGATGCCACGGAGCAGACGGGAAGACGCGAGGAGGGCTTGATCTGACCTCGCGTGCCGGATTGCTCAAAGGGGGAGATCTCGGTCCGGCGGTCGATCTGGATTTGCCCGGTGAGAGCCTGCTCATCGAAGCGATCACTTACGCCGGCCTGGAAATGCCCCCGACCGGCAAGCTTGACCCCGACTCCATCGCCATCCTCACCGAATGGGTCAATCAAGGAGCTCAATACAGCGGGGATGATCCCGACACGCCCACCCCTTCAGGCGGGGATGATCCGGAAGGTTTGATTTCGGACGAGGATCGACGCTTCTGGTCCTTTCAAGCCATCCAGCGGCCGGAGGTGCCGGACGTTCGGGACGCTGAGTGGGTTCGCGATCCGATTGATGCGTTTGTCCTGCGCAAGCTCGAGGACGCGGGGCTCTCTCCCGCACCGGAAGCCTCGAAGGCGACCCTCATCCGACGACTCTCGTACGATCTGACCGGCTTACCGCCGACACCGGAAGAGGTCGAAGCGTTTCTGGCCGACGAGTCACCCGACGCGTACGAAGCGCTCGTGGATCGCCTGCTCGATTCTCCGCACTACGGCGAACGGTGGGGGCGACACTGGCTCGATGTCGTGCGGTACGCGGAATCCAACAGCTTCGAGCGCGACAACAACAAGCCGAATGCATGGCGTTATCGCGATTATGTGATCAAGTCTCTGAATGACGACAAGCCGTACAATCGATTCCTTCTTGAACAACTGGCCGGAGACGAACTCGATGACGTCTCGGCCGAGTCGATCATCGCCACCGGATTTTATCGTCTGGGTGCCTGGGATGATGAGCCGACCGACCCACCTCAGGCACGATTTGACGAGCTGGACGATATCCTCAGCACGACCTCGCAGGCGATGCTCGGGCTGACGATCAACTGCGCCCGATGCCACGATCACAAGATCGATCCGATCCCTCAGCGCGACTATTACCGATTCCTCGCCTTCTTCCACAACCTGAAACCTTATTCGTATCGCGAAGATCACATTCTTACGGAGATCGCCTCGGACGAAGAGCGCGAAGCGCACGAACACGCGATCGCCGAGCGCTCACGACGCGAAGCCGCGATCCAGGAGAATCTGTCTCCGATCGAATCGAAACTGCTGGCGACGGTTCCGGAACCGAGACGGTCGAATCTTCGGAACGGCACGTTTGAGGAGCGTCGGCATGTCCTCGACGGCATGGCCGAGCAGGAGCTGTCGGCCGAGGAATTGGACCTGTACCGTGCCCTGATCGGCCAGTGGAAGGCCATTCCACCGGTGCCGCCGTTGCCGATGGCTCTGAGCGCCCGCGAAGACGGCCCCCAGGCGCCGGAAACCGCGGTCCTGATCCGAGGCAGTGCTCACGCTCCGGGCGAGGCGGTGACACCAGGGTTCCCGGAGGTGCTGGGGACTGCGGATCCGACCCTGCCAGCGCCTTCGGCCGGGGCGACCTCGTCGGGTCGTCGACGGGTGCTGGCCGAGTGGATCGCGAGTCCGAACAACCCGTTGACCGCTCGGGTCGCGGTGAACCGGGTCTGGCATTACCACTTCAGCCGAGGAATTGTCCGCTCCCCCAACGACTTCGGCTTTCAGGGCAGTGTGCCGACCCATCCCGCGTTGCTCGATTGGCTGGCCGCCGAATTCATGGAGAATGACTGGCGATTCAAGCCGTTGCACAAACAGATTGTGATGTCGAGTACGTACCGGATGTCGTCGCAGGGGAACCCCAAGGCGCTGGCGATCGATCCGGAAAACGACCTGTTCTGGCGCTTCAACCTGAGACGCCTTTCGGCGGAAGAATTCCGGGACGCCATGCTCGCCGTGACGGGCACTCTGAACCCAAAGATGGGCGGTCCGAGTTTTTACCCGGAAATTCAGAAAGCGTATCTGGCGGGTCAGTCGCGCCCGGGAGCAGGATGGGGGCAGTCGTCGGAAGCAGAGCAAGCTCGAAGAAGTGTTTACATCTACGTGAAACGGTCACTCGTAACTCCGATTCTCGCCAGCTTCGACGCGGCCGATACCGATTTTTCCTGCCCGGTTCGCTTTGCGACGACCCAGCCGACCCAGGCATTGAGCACCTTGAACGGCCCGTTGCTGCACGAGCAGGCCAGTGCGCTCAGTGCCCGGGTTCGTTCGGAGATCGGCGGCGATCTGCCCGGGCGAATCCGCCGAGTCCTTCACCTGGTCACCTCGCGGACCCCTTCGGCCGAGGAAATCAACCGAGGGATCGCTCTGGTCGAGGAATTCCAGGACGAGCATGGTGTCGAGGATGATCAGGCCTTCCACCTGTTCTGTCTGCTGGCACTGAACTTAAACGAATTTCTTTATATCGATTGA
- a CDS encoding endo-1,4-beta-xylanase: MKFRLTPPDLSERLPELRRGYFTGLDRTPEPVSIDLRPGLLVTQRDAPDSGRLHVPFPVEGFGMPFVSTATLAERSRPFDLTVELARGKLFDVRGQAADWRHMGLHLPNEVSAPLAEAIRAFSRAVTCDDPARAASFARASLAASFRAGEQLTATYTTQVIRKRLEHAAKLPTLLGCGLNADPVGSPWAESLVGVINAARLRCSWAELAPTEGRYRWEALDAQIEWCQSQNLMPMAGPILEFRPSSFPDWLWLWAGDVEAISSMAIDLVRQAVTRYKGKLGHWHLVARPASGDVLGMSEEEQIRLAARCVQVAHQVDPVTPLIVDFDQPWAEWLGSSPFRIGPLHVADSLSRAEIGLAGVGLEVAPGFSAPGSHMRDLFEFSRMLDLFALLNQPLHVTIALPSTRGKDPQSSGELKVERRQWPGAPTPDSQRDMAARWIALAVAKPYVRSVIWTHATDAAPHVFPHAGLFDAEGQAKPLMAWLQEFRASYLL; the protein is encoded by the coding sequence ATGAAGTTTCGATTAACGCCTCCTGATCTGTCCGAGCGACTGCCCGAACTGCGGCGAGGGTATTTCACCGGGCTCGATCGCACCCCAGAGCCGGTCTCGATCGACCTGCGGCCCGGTTTGCTGGTGACTCAGCGAGATGCCCCGGACAGTGGCCGTCTTCATGTGCCGTTCCCGGTCGAGGGGTTCGGGATGCCGTTCGTCAGCACGGCCACCCTGGCGGAACGATCCCGACCCTTTGATCTCACCGTGGAACTGGCCCGAGGGAAACTGTTCGACGTGCGCGGACAGGCCGCTGATTGGCGGCACATGGGGCTGCACCTGCCGAACGAAGTGTCGGCCCCGCTGGCTGAAGCCATCCGAGCCTTCTCCAGAGCAGTGACTTGCGATGACCCGGCACGGGCCGCCTCGTTTGCTCGGGCAAGCCTGGCTGCCTCCTTCCGGGCCGGCGAGCAGCTGACCGCGACCTACACGACTCAGGTCATCCGAAAACGCCTGGAACATGCCGCGAAACTGCCGACGCTGCTCGGGTGTGGCCTGAACGCCGATCCGGTCGGAAGCCCCTGGGCGGAATCGCTCGTCGGCGTGATCAACGCGGCTCGCCTGCGCTGTTCCTGGGCGGAGCTGGCCCCGACCGAAGGCCGGTATCGCTGGGAAGCACTCGATGCTCAAATTGAATGGTGTCAATCCCAGAATTTGATGCCGATGGCCGGGCCGATTCTGGAGTTTCGACCGTCGTCCTTCCCCGACTGGCTATGGCTCTGGGCCGGAGACGTCGAGGCGATCAGCTCGATGGCGATTGATCTCGTTCGCCAGGCGGTCACGCGCTACAAGGGGAAGCTTGGTCACTGGCATCTGGTCGCGCGTCCCGCCTCGGGAGACGTGCTCGGCATGTCCGAGGAGGAGCAAATCCGCCTGGCCGCCCGATGCGTTCAGGTCGCTCATCAGGTCGATCCCGTGACCCCCTTGATCGTGGACTTCGACCAGCCCTGGGCCGAGTGGCTCGGCTCCAGCCCCTTCCGAATCGGCCCCTTACATGTGGCCGATTCACTGTCGAGGGCTGAGATCGGTCTGGCGGGCGTCGGGCTGGAGGTTGCTCCCGGCTTCAGCGCGCCGGGGAGTCACATGCGTGATCTTTTCGAGTTTTCGCGGATGCTCGACCTGTTCGCCCTGCTCAATCAGCCGCTTCATGTCACCATCGCCCTCCCTTCGACCCGAGGTAAAGACCCTCAGTCCTCCGGTGAACTGAAAGTCGAGCGCCGGCAGTGGCCGGGCGCCCCCACTCCGGACTCTCAGCGCGACATGGCCGCCCGGTGGATCGCCCTGGCGGTTGCCAAGCCGTACGTTCGATCCGTGATCTGGACCCACGCCACCGATGCCGCTCCGCACGTCTTCCCTCACGCCGGCCTCTTCGATGCGGAAGGGCAGGCCAAACCCTTGATGGCGTGGCTTCAGGAGTTTCGAGCGTCGTATCTCCTGTGA
- a CDS encoding phosphoglycerate dehydrogenase: MPLALIGASPIRHQPGPFRNLLHNGGFQTLDPEGDDVLTESQLFASLPDCEAIVAGGERISATLIEASPKLRVIARTGVGYDAVDVAAASARKIVVTITPGTNHESVAEQAFALLLGVARRVAINDRIIRSGGWDRTIVRPLRNTTLGLVGLGRIGRAMVPRARAFGMRVLAYDEVIDSAFEAEQGVERRSFEALLAESDVVSLHVPLNDATRNLIDERRIALMKPGAILINTSRGGLVDEEALYQALTSGHLAGAGLDVYRIEPTSADHPLIALPNVVSSPHIAGVDERSMADMAELAARCIVDLHEGRWPGHCVVNPEVGPDWTW, encoded by the coding sequence ATGCCGCTCGCCCTGATTGGTGCCAGCCCCATTCGCCACCAGCCCGGCCCCTTCCGCAACCTGCTCCACAACGGGGGGTTTCAGACCCTGGACCCGGAGGGTGATGATGTCCTGACCGAATCCCAGTTATTTGCCAGCTTGCCGGATTGCGAGGCGATCGTCGCTGGAGGAGAGCGAATCTCGGCGACCCTGATTGAGGCGTCCCCCAAACTCCGCGTGATTGCTCGAACCGGGGTGGGTTACGACGCGGTGGACGTGGCAGCGGCTTCGGCCCGAAAGATCGTCGTGACCATCACGCCGGGAACTAATCATGAGAGCGTTGCCGAGCAGGCGTTTGCCTTGCTCCTCGGCGTTGCTCGACGTGTGGCCATCAACGACCGGATCATCCGATCAGGAGGGTGGGACCGGACGATTGTTCGTCCCTTGCGGAACACGACCCTCGGACTCGTCGGACTCGGAAGGATCGGCCGGGCGATGGTTCCTCGGGCCAGGGCGTTCGGGATGCGGGTGCTGGCGTATGACGAGGTGATCGACTCCGCTTTTGAGGCGGAGCAGGGAGTCGAGCGACGCTCCTTTGAGGCACTCCTGGCCGAGTCGGACGTGGTCAGTCTTCACGTCCCTCTGAACGACGCGACCCGAAATCTGATCGACGAACGTCGAATCGCACTGATGAAGCCGGGGGCGATCCTGATCAACACAAGCCGGGGAGGCCTGGTCGATGAGGAGGCCCTGTATCAGGCCCTCACGTCCGGACACCTGGCGGGGGCCGGTCTGGACGTGTACCGCATCGAGCCGACCTCGGCCGATCATCCACTCATTGCCCTGCCGAACGTCGTCTCCAGCCCTCATATCGCCGGGGTGGACGAACGATCGATGGCAGACATGGCCGAGCTGGCGGCGCGATGTATCGTCGATCTGCACGAGGGCCGATGGCCGGGCCACTGCGTGGTCAACCCCGAAGTCGGCCCCGACTGGACCTGGTAA
- a CDS encoding HesB/IscA family protein, with protein sequence MSVTLTEKAASEVKRIIEEQGNGQELVLRVGVQGGGCSGFSYSLNFDSETSERDRVAEFHGVRLAIEKKFDPYLDGTIIDFIDDLGRRGFAFNNPNVTKSCGCGSSFQV encoded by the coding sequence ATGAGTGTCACGCTCACCGAAAAGGCCGCCAGCGAGGTCAAGCGGATCATTGAAGAACAAGGCAACGGTCAGGAACTGGTCCTGCGCGTGGGGGTGCAGGGTGGCGGTTGCAGCGGCTTCTCCTACAGCCTGAACTTTGACTCCGAGACCAGCGAGCGCGATCGCGTGGCCGAGTTCCACGGCGTTCGTCTGGCCATCGAAAAGAAGTTCGACCCGTATCTCGACGGGACCATCATCGATTTCATCGACGACCTCGGCCGTCGCGGGTTTGCCTTCAACAACCCGAACGTGACCAAGAGCTGCGGCTGCGGAAGCTCGTTCCAGGTCTGA
- a CDS encoding cysteine desulfurase family protein, which produces MPIYLDNHATTRTDPRVVEAMLPYFTEQYGNASSVSHRFGWEASDAVDRAREQVAALIGAEPSEIVFTSGATEANNLALKGTALAARGPGQGGDHLVCSSVEHRAVLDPLRRLARESGWHLTIVPSDPHGRISVEAVEQALTDRTVLVSVMAANNEVGTLNPIGAIGRLCQDRGIVFHTDAAQTVGKIPIDVQADAIDLLSLTAHKFHGPKGIGALFVRRQGRRARLASLVDGGGHERGLRSGTLPVPLIVGLGRAAELAREEGPADADRMRSLRDRLDQSIRTLLHNQGVVLNGHPTERLPNNLNLSFEGVEGEALMMNLRTLAVSSGAACSSSEPEPSHVLRAMGRDERLGRASLRFGLGRFTTCEEVELASTIVAETVTRLRQSTCNSQVNHPDLARADL; this is translated from the coding sequence ATGCCCATCTACCTCGACAACCACGCCACCACCCGCACCGACCCCCGCGTCGTCGAGGCGATGCTCCCGTATTTCACCGAGCAGTATGGCAACGCCTCCAGCGTGTCTCACCGATTCGGGTGGGAGGCAAGCGACGCGGTGGATCGCGCCCGCGAACAGGTCGCCGCGTTGATCGGGGCCGAGCCGTCCGAGATCGTGTTCACCTCCGGCGCGACCGAGGCCAATAACCTCGCCCTCAAAGGAACCGCCCTCGCCGCCCGAGGGCCAGGGCAGGGGGGGGATCACCTCGTCTGTTCGAGTGTCGAGCACCGCGCCGTCCTCGATCCCCTCCGCCGCCTGGCTCGGGAATCGGGCTGGCACCTGACGATCGTTCCCTCAGACCCTCACGGGCGGATCTCAGTTGAGGCCGTCGAGCAGGCCCTGACTGATCGCACGGTCCTCGTCTCGGTGATGGCCGCGAATAATGAGGTCGGCACCCTCAACCCGATCGGGGCGATCGGGCGTCTCTGTCAGGATCGTGGCATCGTGTTTCATACCGACGCGGCCCAGACGGTCGGCAAGATCCCGATCGATGTGCAGGCCGATGCCATCGACTTGCTGAGCCTGACCGCGCATAAGTTTCACGGTCCAAAGGGGATCGGCGCCCTCTTTGTCCGTCGCCAGGGCCGACGGGCTCGGCTGGCGTCTCTGGTCGATGGCGGTGGGCACGAGCGCGGATTGAGGAGCGGCACCTTGCCGGTTCCCTTGATCGTCGGGCTCGGTCGGGCGGCCGAACTGGCCCGGGAGGAAGGCCCGGCCGATGCCGATCGGATGCGATCGCTTCGTGACCGATTGGACCAGTCCATCCGGACCTTGCTTCACAATCAGGGGGTCGTGCTCAACGGCCATCCCACGGAACGCTTGCCGAACAACCTGAACCTCAGCTTCGAAGGAGTGGAAGGTGAGGCCCTGATGATGAACCTTCGAACCCTCGCCGTCAGCTCGGGAGCGGCCTGTTCCTCGTCCGAACCCGAACCGAGCCACGTCCTTCGGGCAATGGGTCGAGACGAGCGGCTTGGTCGGGCCAGCCTTCGCTTCGGGCTCGGCCGGTTCACCACGTGTGAGGAGGTTGAGCTTGCCTCGACAATCGTCGCGGAAACCGTGACCCGACTGCGTCAATCGACTTGCAACAGCCAGGTCAATCACCCGGATCTTGCGCGGGCCGACTTGTGA
- a CDS encoding class I SAM-dependent methyltransferase, translated as MGYDKQQATEEFVRWSESYDRCILQWLLFGPSHRALIRRIWERFGDRPIRVLDAGCGTGQFGEKILEALPNAQVFGMDLVAEMLQGGARRWASHQDALMPVQGDSEHLPFASGSFDVVTCANSFHHYPDQQRAVTEMHRVLKPGGRLMLVDGYRDAPWGWFIYDVCVETVEGNVHHCSRARMRDLFANAGFVETEQTVHRGPAPFLLTEGLARSATTLGRPHFAVAPAQVRQSSGTR; from the coding sequence ATGGGCTACGACAAGCAGCAAGCCACGGAAGAGTTCGTCCGCTGGAGTGAGTCGTACGACCGCTGCATCCTCCAGTGGTTGCTTTTTGGCCCCTCGCACCGGGCCTTGATTCGAAGAATCTGGGAGCGGTTCGGCGACCGGCCGATCCGGGTCCTCGATGCTGGGTGTGGGACCGGCCAGTTCGGTGAGAAGATTCTCGAGGCCCTGCCGAATGCCCAGGTTTTCGGCATGGACCTCGTCGCCGAGATGCTCCAGGGCGGAGCGAGACGCTGGGCCTCGCACCAGGACGCCTTGATGCCAGTCCAGGGGGACAGCGAGCACCTGCCCTTCGCCAGCGGAAGCTTCGACGTGGTGACCTGCGCCAACAGCTTCCACCACTATCCCGACCAGCAGCGGGCCGTAACCGAGATGCACCGCGTCCTCAAGCCGGGGGGCCGGTTGATGCTGGTTGACGGCTATCGAGATGCCCCCTGGGGCTGGTTCATCTACGACGTCTGCGTGGAGACGGTCGAGGGGAACGTGCATCACTGCTCTCGGGCCCGGATGCGCGACCTCTTTGCCAACGCCGGATTCGTCGAGACAGAACAGACGGTCCATCGAGGCCCCGCCCCGTTCCTGTTGACGGAAGGGCTGGCGCGATCGGCCACAACCCTCGGCCGGCCGCACTTCGCCGTGGCCCCCGCACAGGTTCGCCAGTCGAGCGGAACGCGATGA